TTTACAATTCAACACAGATAAAATTATTCATGCGCTTGTTAAGCAGTTACCAGATGTTAAATGGAGTAATAGCTTTAACATGGCTTACATTTTGAACACCAAACAAAATCTTAATGAAATATTCAAAATATTCAATGGTGTTGTTTGGGTTAATTGTAACCAATTTTTTGACAGAAACGTAGCCAAAGAACATAACGAGACAATCGATATTACCTGGTTTAGAAAAAGGGAGCTTCCAGCAACGTATCGCGTTTGTCCTTTAAGTTATTTAGATAAGTTAGAATTAAGGAAATATGCCAATAACACAGTAAAAACATATGTAAATTCTTTTGAAACATTCATAAATTACTACAACACTAAAGATTTAATATCTATTAATGAAAGTGATGTTAGAGGTTATATTTTAAAACTAATTCAAGAGGACAAATCCAATGCCTATATCAATACCGCTATCAATAGTATAAAATTTTATTATGAATCGGTTCTAGGTATGCCCAATAGGTTTTATGAAATAGAAAGACCTAGAAAACAAAAGAAATTACCCAAAGTTCTTTCCAAAGATGATGTTCTCAGCATCATTGCCAACACTAATAACTTAAAACACAAATGTATTATTAGTCTTCTATATTCCTCTGGAATAAGAAGAAATGAATTGGTAAATTTAAAAATCAGTGATATAGATAGTAAAAGGATGTTGATACGGATTGAATCTGCAAAAGGTAATAAAGACCGTTATACTTTGCTATCACATTCTTTATTGAAAGATTTACGAGAATATTATAAACAATATAAACCAGAAAAATACCTTGTTGAAGGTTTATATGGCAAGCAATATTCAGGTCAAAGTATTGGAAAAGTTGTACTTAATGCAGCTATAAAATCAGGTATTATAATTCCTGTAACTCCACATATGTTAAGACATAGTTTTGCTACCCATCTATTAGAAGCAGGTGTAGATTTAAGACAAATTCAGGTTTTATTGGGTCATAGTTCTAGCAAGACAACTGAAATTTATACACATGTTGCCACAACAACTTTCAAAAAAATAAAAAATCCTCTTGACTCTTAGAAATTTATAAAAGATATATATAACATTAATGTTATATATACTATTGTTAGCAAAAATATTCTAAGACGTCAAAATCTGAACTGGAATCGAGCTGGCTAAAAGAAATTTTTTTAAGGAAAATCTGTGATTTAAGTTCAAAACGCAATCGGAATTTATAAACGTTGCGCTGTTGGAATTGAAAAGTAAAACGCAAAGTTTGCGCAGTCAGAATGGAAAAACTAAACGAGCCAAACGTGCAAAAGATTTTACGAATATTATGGAATCGTAATGGAAAAAAGAATTTTAAAAGCTGAACGCAATTAGTCTTGCGAAACGTAATCTGGGTATAAAAAAAATACTTTTGCTAACAACGGTAACCGTTGCACAAGCTTAAATTCTGAATAAAATCAACATAATAAAGCCTCTTTAAGAGGTTTTATTATTACCGGTTCAGTATTAGAATGTCACTTTTTGATGCCTTAGGAATACTGAAAACATATCTTGGACAGTACTTTTTATAAAGACCTTAAAAGCAAGCTTTGCTAGCCCACTATTTGAACGTTTCAGTTCAAATTTCAGGTACTTCTTAAGGTTATAGGCGATTGCGGAGAGGTGCATCACCTTGTTGGCCTGTTCCAGACCTATCGTATTTATCTTGCGCATGCCCATGAACTGGGTGAGGGTACCGAAAACGGGTTCTACGGTGCTTTGTCGTTTACCCTTCATATACCTGCCCTGTGGGCTCTCGACCCTTGCGATGTTCCGTTCGTATTCCGCCCGATAATACGTGACCGAGAACTGTTTCTCGTTGACCTTTCCAAGGCAGCTTTCCATGATCGAGCAGCCCTTGCAGATCTTGCTCGACGCGCGGTACGCCTTCTTTTTGGTCTTGGTCCGGCTGTCAAGGAACACTTTTTTGAAAGGGATCACCTTGCCCTGTGGGCATAGATAATTGTCGTGTTCCCTGATGTACGTAAACCCATCGGGACCACCTTTATAGGTGCCATGCGGTGGAATGAAACTTTTTAGCCCTTGGTTTTCCAGAAATGCATAGTTCTCCCCGCTACTATACCCCGTATCGGCCACGCAGTTTTCAAATACCAGACCTTGTTGCCATAATCTTCTTTGCAAGCGTTGTACGATATCCTGTAATTGCTGGTTATCCTTTCCATCTGCATGGTACGCCCTGATGTCGGTTATAACATGATGCGCCGTGTCAACACTAAGTTGAGAAAGATAGTTCAGCTTTCTGGCCTTGCCGGGTTTCACACTTATCCTGGCATCGGGGTCCGTTGGGCTATAATGTGTTTTGTTACTGGTGTACTTCGCACCTTTATTACCTGCACCGGGTCTTTGATCCTGATCCTTCGCCCACTTCTTGTTACGGCTCTTTATCGCATTCAGCTCCTTTCCACTTGCGGTAATACTACGATCGCCCTTATCCGCTTTATTATCCTTGGACTTACGGTGTGGCACTTCCCTGTCCATGGCGCTGATCGCCCGTATCCGCACCAAGTGCTCCTTTAGTTCTTCCTCGGGCACTTTCAGTTCCAAGGTATCCATACTCGCGTTCGCCTTTACCGGTGCCGAATCTATCGCTTGGGTATGACCACTTACCATTCCCTTTTCTATACACAACTGTAAAATATTCGTGAACACTTCCTCGAAAACGGACTCTGGAAACAGTTGGCGTGTACGGCTTATGGTACTGTGCCATGGAAGTTCCTCATCAATGTCATAGCCTATGAAATAAAGAATGTCCAAGCGCATCGAACAATGCGCAATCAGTTTACGGTCGCTGATAAGGTTCTCCAGATAACCCACCAGACAAAGCTTGAAGAACACCACGGGGTCTATGCTCTTTTGACCGCTCTCCCCATAATAGGGCCGAGTCAACTTATAGAGGAAACCAAGATCAAGGGCGGATCCCAAACGCCTGTAAAAATTGTTCTTCGGTATACGTTCACTAAGTTGGAAACTAGCGAAAAGCTTCTCCTGGTACTCCTTTTTTCCCTGCATACAACAAGTTACGATCAAATGTCCGATCGGCAAGGATCAGAGCTCGATATTTTTTATATCTTGTGCAACAGGCACACCGTGTATAATTCATTGCTGGTTATAGCCTACTTACGAAAGTCCTCGCGGACTTTCTATCTGTGATTTATTTGCTAAATTTAGTGCTTAAACACGCAACGAAATCATACACACAAACGTTAGGCAAAATTAAAAAAACAGAATGGAGATAACAAAGCTATCGGAATTTACAGACGCATTAGTTAAAATCAATAGCGAAGAAGATAAGACTTTGTTTTTTCGCGGACATTCAAATAAAAAGTATGATTTAAAACCTACCCTTTACCGTCCAGAAAGATTTTACTTGTCAGAGCATAAAATTTTTAGAGAGGCAATATTAAATTGTCCGCAAGATTTTAAAGATTGTAAAAGTGCAATTGAAATACTTGTTAAAATGCAACATTACGGAGTTCCAACTCGAATATTGGATTTATCTCGAAATGCCTTGACCGCTCTGTTTTTTGCTTGCTATTCAAGGAAAGAAAAAGACGGAGAGGTTGTTATATTAAATATTCCAAATGAAGAAATTTGTTATTATGATAGTGATAAAATTAGCGTTTTATCAAATTTAGCGAAACAAGATATGAACTTTGCGTTCGAGTATGATGAAAATTTCGACTATGATAATCCTTTACACGTAAAATATGTAAATAAGGAATATTTCGGATATTTATTGCATTCGATTAAAGAGGAAAAACCTCATTTTCAAGATATAATAAATCCGAGACATTTAGAAAAAGTTATAGCAGTTCAAGTCAAATTAGATAATCCAAGAATTATTAAACAGAACGGTGCATTTTTAGTTTTTGGAGTAGAAAAGGAAAAGTCAAAATCTGCAAGTATTAAAGAAGATTGGGTTTTAAAACCAATGAATCAAAAAGTTATAATTCCTTCAAAATCTAAAGATGATATATT
The genomic region above belongs to Maribacter hydrothermalis and contains:
- a CDS encoding FRG domain-containing protein — encoded protein: MEITKLSEFTDALVKINSEEDKTLFFRGHSNKKYDLKPTLYRPERFYLSEHKIFREAILNCPQDFKDCKSAIEILVKMQHYGVPTRILDLSRNALTALFFACYSRKEKDGEVVILNIPNEEICYYDSDKISVLSNLAKQDMNFAFEYDENFDYDNPLHVKYVNKEYFGYLLHSIKEEKPHFQDIINPRHLEKVIAVQVKLDNPRIIKQNGAFLVFGVEKEKSKSASIKEDWVLKPMNQKVIIPSKSKDDILKELEILGINYSTLFPELDDQADYIKNKYDNNIA
- a CDS encoding IS1182 family transposase, with the protein product MQGKKEYQEKLFASFQLSERIPKNNFYRRLGSALDLGFLYKLTRPYYGESGQKSIDPVVFFKLCLVGYLENLISDRKLIAHCSMRLDILYFIGYDIDEELPWHSTISRTRQLFPESVFEEVFTNILQLCIEKGMVSGHTQAIDSAPVKANASMDTLELKVPEEELKEHLVRIRAISAMDREVPHRKSKDNKADKGDRSITASGKELNAIKSRNKKWAKDQDQRPGAGNKGAKYTSNKTHYSPTDPDARISVKPGKARKLNYLSQLSVDTAHHVITDIRAYHADGKDNQQLQDIVQRLQRRLWQQGLVFENCVADTGYSSGENYAFLENQGLKSFIPPHGTYKGGPDGFTYIREHDNYLCPQGKVIPFKKVFLDSRTKTKKKAYRASSKICKGCSIMESCLGKVNEKQFSVTYYRAEYERNIARVESPQGRYMKGKRQSTVEPVFGTLTQFMGMRKINTIGLEQANKVMHLSAIAYNLKKYLKFELKRSNSGLAKLAFKVFIKSTVQDMFSVFLRHQKVTF
- the xerA gene encoding site-specific tyrosine recombinase/integron integrase; translated protein: MEKGRSVTLKHLLIKEKRYIGLQFNTDKIIHALVKQLPDVKWSNSFNMAYILNTKQNLNEIFKIFNGVVWVNCNQFFDRNVAKEHNETIDITWFRKRELPATYRVCPLSYLDKLELRKYANNTVKTYVNSFETFINYYNTKDLISINESDVRGYILKLIQEDKSNAYINTAINSIKFYYESVLGMPNRFYEIERPRKQKKLPKVLSKDDVLSIIANTNNLKHKCIISLLYSSGIRRNELVNLKISDIDSKRMLIRIESAKGNKDRYTLLSHSLLKDLREYYKQYKPEKYLVEGLYGKQYSGQSIGKVVLNAAIKSGIIIPVTPHMLRHSFATHLLEAGVDLRQIQVLLGHSSSKTTEIYTHVATTTFKKIKNPLDS